From a single Vanacampus margaritifer isolate UIUO_Vmar chromosome 15, RoL_Vmar_1.0, whole genome shotgun sequence genomic region:
- the ache gene encoding acetylcholinesterase isoform X2, translating to MQAAVLLLSPLVLFSLLVPSASSQSEADLTVMTQAGRVRGVHMPVLERGHVTAFLGIPFAEPPMGKGRFRQAEPKRHWQGVYDAHHYPNACYQFVDTTFPGFTGSEMWNPNREMSEDCLYLNVWVPPSPRPHNLTVMVWIYGGGFYSGSSSLDVYDGRYLAYTETVIVVSMNYRIGAFGFLALDGSSEAPGNVGLLDQRMALQWVQDNIHFFGGNPKQVTIFGESAGGASVGFHLLSPDSRPVFTRAILQSGVPNTPWATVSPAEARRRATQLAKLVGCNWGNDTEMVDCLRTKTPQELIDQEFQVLPWSSIFRFSFVPVVDGDFVPDTPEAMLNAGNFKDTQVLLGVNQDEGTYFLLYGAPGFSKDNDSLISRGDFLEGAKLSVPHANDIGLEAVVLQYTDWMDENNGAKNRDALDDIVGDHNVICPLAFFARAFAQHNALKSNAGVFLYLFDHRASNLPWPEWMGVIHGYEIEFVFGLPLEKRFNYTQEEEKLSRRTMRYWANFARSGNPNVNVDGTVESRKRWPQFTVAEQKYVALNTEPVKVHRGLRNQMCAFWNHFLPRLLNITDNIDEAERQWKVEFHRWSSYMMHWKSQFDHYSKQERCTDL from the exons ATGCAGGCCGCCGTCCTTCTCTTGTCCCCGCTCGTCCTCTTCTCCCTCCTCGTTCCGAGCGCGTCCTCTCAGAGCGAGGCGGACCTCACCGTCATGACCCAAGCCGGCCGAGTCCGGGGCGTCCACATGCCCGTGCTGGAGCGGGGCCACGTCACGGCCTTCCTGGGCATCCCCTTCGCCGAGCCGCCCATGGGAAAGGGGCGTTTCCGCCAGGCCGAGCCCAAACGTCACTGGCAGGGCGTGTACGACGCACACCACTACCCCAACGCCTGTTACCAGTTTGTGGACACCACCTTCCCCGGTTTCACGGGCAGCGAGATGTGGAACCCCAACAGGGAGATGAGTGAGGACTGCCTCTACCTCAATGTGTGGGTGCCGCCGTCACCCCGACCTCACAATCTCACCGTCATGGTGTGGATCTACGGCGGAG gtttcTACAGCGGTTCGTCATCCCTGGACGTGTACGATGGCCGTTACCTGGCTTACACCGAGACGGTCATCGTGGTGTCCATGAACTACCGCATCGGCGCTTTCGGTTTCCTGGCACTGGACGGCTCGTCGGAGGCTCCCGGCAACGTGGGCCTGCTGGACCAGCGGATGGCGCTGCAGTGGGTTCAAGACAACATCCACTTCTTCGGCGGAAACCCCAAGCAG GTGACCATCTTCGGGGAGAGCGCCGGCGGCGCCTCGGTGGGATTCCACCTCTTGTCTCCGGACAGCCGGCCCGTCTTCACAAGGGCCATCCTGCAGAGCGGGGTCCCCAACACACCCTGGGCTACCGTCAGCCCGGCCGAGGCCCGGCGACGGGCCACGCAGCTGGCCAAACTGGTGGGCTGCAATTGGGGGAACGACACCGAGATGGTCGACTGCCTCCGCACTAAAACGCCACAGGAGCTTATTGATCAGGAGTTTCAG GTCCTCCCATGGAGTTCCATCTTCCGCTTTTCGTTCGTCCCCGTGGTGGACGGCGACTTTGTGCCCGACACGCCCGAGGCCATGCTCAACGCGGGCAACTTTAAGGACACTCAAGTCCTGCTTGGGGTCAACCAGGACGAGGGCACCTACTTCCTGCTGTACGGCGCTCCCGGCTTCAGCAAGGACAACGACAGCCTCATCTCCAGAGGGGACTTCCTGGAAG GTGCCAAGCTGAGCGTGCCCCACGCTAACGACATCGGCCTGGAGGCGGTGGTGCTGCAGTACACCGACTGGATGGACGAGAACAACGGCGCCAAGAATCGCGACGCCTTGGATGACATCGTGGGCGACCATAACGTCATCTGCCCTCTGGCTTTTTTCGCTCGCGCCTTCGCTCAGCACAATGCTCTCAAGTCCAACGCGG GGGTCTTTCTCTACCTGTTCGACCACCGAGCATCCAACCTCCCCTGGCCCGAGTGGATGGGCGTCATCCACGGCTACGAGATCGAGTTTGTCTTCGGCCTTCCCCTGGAGAAGAGATTCAACTACACCCAGGAGGAAGAGAAGCTGAGTCGCCGCACAATGAGATACTGGGCCAACTTCGCACGATCCGG CAATCCCAACGTGAACGTGGACGGCACGGTGGAGAGCAGGAAGCGCTGGCCTCAGTTCACCGTCGCCGAGCAAAAATATGTGGCGCTCAACACGGAGCCCGTTAAAGTCCACAGGGGTTTGAGGAACCAGATGTGTGCTTTCTGGAACCACTTCCTGCCACGCCTCCTCAACATCACTG ATAACATCGATGAGGCCGAGCGCCAGTGGAAAGTGGAGTTCCACCGCTGGTCCTCCTACATGATGCACTGGAAGAGCCAGTTTGACCATTACAGCAAGCAAGAGCGCTGCACCGACCTCTGA
- the ache gene encoding acetylcholinesterase isoform X1: MQAAVLLLSPLVLFSLLVPSASSQSEADLTVMTQAGRVRGVHMPVLERGHVTAFLGIPFAEPPMGKGRFRQAEPKRHWQGVYDAHHYPNACYQFVDTTFPGFTGSEMWNPNREMSEDCLYLNVWVPPSPRPHNLTVMVWIYGGGFYSGSSSLDVYDGRYLAYTETVIVVSMNYRIGAFGFLALDGSSEAPGNVGLLDQRMALQWVQDNIHFFGGNPKQVTIFGESAGGASVGFHLLSPDSRPVFTRAILQSGVPNTPWATVSPAEARRRATQLAKLVGCNWGNDTEMVDCLRTKTPQELIDQEFQVLPWSSIFRFSFVPVVDGDFVPDTPEAMLNAGNFKDTQVLLGVNQDEGTYFLLYGAPGFSKDNDSLISRGDFLEGAKLSVPHANDIGLEAVVLQYTDWMDENNGAKNRDALDDIVGDHNVICPLAFFARAFAQHNALKSNAGVFLYLFDHRASNLPWPEWMGVIHGYEIEFVFGLPLEKRFNYTQEEEKLSRRTMRYWANFARSGNPNVNVDGTVESRKRWPQFTVAEQKYVALNTEPVKVHRGLRNQMCAFWNHFLPRLLNITDNLTARYWAFPPLDNIDEAERQWKVEFHRWSSYMMHWKSQFDHYSKQERCTDL; encoded by the exons ATGCAGGCCGCCGTCCTTCTCTTGTCCCCGCTCGTCCTCTTCTCCCTCCTCGTTCCGAGCGCGTCCTCTCAGAGCGAGGCGGACCTCACCGTCATGACCCAAGCCGGCCGAGTCCGGGGCGTCCACATGCCCGTGCTGGAGCGGGGCCACGTCACGGCCTTCCTGGGCATCCCCTTCGCCGAGCCGCCCATGGGAAAGGGGCGTTTCCGCCAGGCCGAGCCCAAACGTCACTGGCAGGGCGTGTACGACGCACACCACTACCCCAACGCCTGTTACCAGTTTGTGGACACCACCTTCCCCGGTTTCACGGGCAGCGAGATGTGGAACCCCAACAGGGAGATGAGTGAGGACTGCCTCTACCTCAATGTGTGGGTGCCGCCGTCACCCCGACCTCACAATCTCACCGTCATGGTGTGGATCTACGGCGGAG gtttcTACAGCGGTTCGTCATCCCTGGACGTGTACGATGGCCGTTACCTGGCTTACACCGAGACGGTCATCGTGGTGTCCATGAACTACCGCATCGGCGCTTTCGGTTTCCTGGCACTGGACGGCTCGTCGGAGGCTCCCGGCAACGTGGGCCTGCTGGACCAGCGGATGGCGCTGCAGTGGGTTCAAGACAACATCCACTTCTTCGGCGGAAACCCCAAGCAG GTGACCATCTTCGGGGAGAGCGCCGGCGGCGCCTCGGTGGGATTCCACCTCTTGTCTCCGGACAGCCGGCCCGTCTTCACAAGGGCCATCCTGCAGAGCGGGGTCCCCAACACACCCTGGGCTACCGTCAGCCCGGCCGAGGCCCGGCGACGGGCCACGCAGCTGGCCAAACTGGTGGGCTGCAATTGGGGGAACGACACCGAGATGGTCGACTGCCTCCGCACTAAAACGCCACAGGAGCTTATTGATCAGGAGTTTCAG GTCCTCCCATGGAGTTCCATCTTCCGCTTTTCGTTCGTCCCCGTGGTGGACGGCGACTTTGTGCCCGACACGCCCGAGGCCATGCTCAACGCGGGCAACTTTAAGGACACTCAAGTCCTGCTTGGGGTCAACCAGGACGAGGGCACCTACTTCCTGCTGTACGGCGCTCCCGGCTTCAGCAAGGACAACGACAGCCTCATCTCCAGAGGGGACTTCCTGGAAG GTGCCAAGCTGAGCGTGCCCCACGCTAACGACATCGGCCTGGAGGCGGTGGTGCTGCAGTACACCGACTGGATGGACGAGAACAACGGCGCCAAGAATCGCGACGCCTTGGATGACATCGTGGGCGACCATAACGTCATCTGCCCTCTGGCTTTTTTCGCTCGCGCCTTCGCTCAGCACAATGCTCTCAAGTCCAACGCGG GGGTCTTTCTCTACCTGTTCGACCACCGAGCATCCAACCTCCCCTGGCCCGAGTGGATGGGCGTCATCCACGGCTACGAGATCGAGTTTGTCTTCGGCCTTCCCCTGGAGAAGAGATTCAACTACACCCAGGAGGAAGAGAAGCTGAGTCGCCGCACAATGAGATACTGGGCCAACTTCGCACGATCCGG CAATCCCAACGTGAACGTGGACGGCACGGTGGAGAGCAGGAAGCGCTGGCCTCAGTTCACCGTCGCCGAGCAAAAATATGTGGCGCTCAACACGGAGCCCGTTAAAGTCCACAGGGGTTTGAGGAACCAGATGTGTGCTTTCTGGAACCACTTCCTGCCACGCCTCCTCAACATCACTG ACAATTTAACAGCACGCTACTGGGCTTTTCCTCCCCTAGATAACATCGATGAGGCCGAGCGCCAGTGGAAAGTGGAGTTCCACCGCTGGTCCTCCTACATGATGCACTGGAAGAGCCAGTTTGACCATTACAGCAAGCAAGAGCGCTGCACCGACCTCTGA